The genomic stretch ACATGCCTTATTTTACTGATTATTCTACCATTTCTGTGTTCCCCAGGTAATCTCCTCAGAACAGGAGCAGGACCATGGGAGATATGAAGACACCAGACTTTGATGACCTGCTGGCGGCCTTCGACATCCCTGACATGGTGGATCCTAAAGCCGCTATTGAATCTGGCCCCCATGATGACCATAGCGGACAGCTCAAGCATCCCAGTGGCAGGGTGACTACCGGTGAAGATGAGTCCCACAACCCCTCAACAGGACTTGACGTTGGCGTTAGTGTCATCGTCAAGAACATCCGAAACCCAGACTCTAGGGAGCATGGTGGAACCATATCAGAGAAGGATGGGCATTTCCATCCCAAACCCCCATCTGATGACATTGGCGATGGACTTCATAATAGCTTTTTGGCCGCAATACAACCAGGTACTCATTGCACGAAGAATGGATGGAAAGCTCCCAGGGAGGAAGGACTGTCAGTTAACAACCATTCACCAACTTTCAATCAATTCAGCCCCATCTCAAGCGCTGAAgagtttgatgatgatgataaaattGAGGTAGATGACCCCATGGACAAGCAGGGAGACCAGTCATCCTTTAGATCCAATACTAAGACTGAGAACCAGAATCCCAAATCTCTTGTATCATTGGACAATGCTTCTAAGGCCAGAGCAAACAGAGACCAAAAACCTGATCAAATCAAGAACACCAATGAAACTCTGGGATCTTTCCGTCAATCaagtttacctgagggggaactaAAGAAAACTGTACTCAAGTCTCAATATCAGGAGTGCAGGGAGACTGGAGACCCAAGGGAGCTTGTTAATGTGTCCAGTATGTCTCAAGTCAAAACCAAGTCCTCTGCAAAACTTTCGTCTTGTATAGCAGCCATAGCAGCCCTCAGTGCCAAAAAGGCTAGCGCTACAGATTTTGGTGTTTTGGATTCTCCTTCAACACAGAAAGAATCCACCTCTGCCGATAAAAATCCCAGAGCTCCAGAGAAAACACACGAGCAGGAGTCAGCCCTAGAGTTTGCAAAGAGGCTGCTAACAAGACGACCTGATAGTCCCTCCAGTGTCATCAGTGAGGGCAGCAGCGAAGATTCCCCTGCCTCAGGTACAGACACCACCCCGGTCATTCCAAAGGTCCGAATCAAAACAATCAAGACGTCATCTGGCCAGATCAAGCGTATGGTCACCCGAGTTGTACCGGAGTTTGATCCTGAAGGTctgaaaagaagagagaatagCGTGTCTGTCATGGCAACCACCAGTTCAATGTTCTCATCCCCTACAAGGCACTCTCTGCCAACCACAGTATTAGCCACCGCTGGAGGCCCTTCTATTGAAATAACCAAGCAAATTACTATTAAACCTGTGGCGACAGCTTTCCTGCCTGTCTCAGCAGTCAAGACAGCTGGTTCCCAAGTCTTCAACCTGAAGCTAGCCAACAATACCACAGTTAAAGCAACAGTCATATCCGCTGCGTCGGTGCAAAGTGCCAGCAGTGCCATCTTAAAAGCTGCTAATGCCATCCAGAAACAGACTGTCATGGTACCTGCCTCCAGTCTGGCTAATGCCAAACTTGTGCCAAAGACAGTGCACCTAGGTAAAGTCAATCTTCTGCCTCAGACTGTATCCTCTGCTGTCTGTGATCTCAAAAAGGCCCTGTCCTCCTCTAAACAACCACAGCAAATCAAACAGCATACAATTCTCGCTGGCCGGACCTCAAAGAAAGTCTCTAGGATTCAAGTGTTCAACAGCTCTCAAAGCTCTGTAGTGGACGCCTTCAACAAAGTCCTGAGTAGCATAAATCCTGTCCCTGTGTACGTTCCAAACCTCTCTCCGCCAACCTCGGCTTGTATTGCTCTCCCCTCACGTGGCTACAAGTGCCTGGAGTGTGGAGATTCATTCGCTCTTGAGAAGAGCCTGGCACATCACTACGAGCGTCGCAGTGTGCGGATCGAGGTCACCTGCAACCACTGTGCCGAAAGTCTGTTGTTCTACAACAAATGCAGCCTCTTGTCTCATGCCAGGGGCCACAAGGACAAAGGGGTTGTCATGCAGTGCTCACATCTAATCCTAAAACCCATCCCTGCAGATCAGATGATAACCACATCACCCTCATCAGGCCCACCCAACACCCTTGGCACTACCTCCATCTCCCAAGCACAAGCAACCACCCAAATCCAAGGCAGAGTTGTTGGTTCAGGATCCCAAAGTACAGTGATTTCAGCTCCATGCAGTGCTCCTCTTGTTGCAGCCATGCCCTTGGAGGATGATTCATCGAAGCTCTGCAGGCACAGCCTCAAGTGCTTGGAGTGTAACAAAATGTTCCAGGATGACAGCTCGCTAGCAATGCACTACCAACAGGCACAAGAGTCGAGTGGGcaggtgtgtttatgtatgaACTGTGTATGTGACTCAGTTACAGCACTTCTACAGCTTAGATccacaaaaacatgcataaataaCAGTATCCTTTACAGTATTTGCGTGCAATCTTTACAGtgccatgatgtttttatttatctccTCTTTTCAGAAAACATGCACCATCTGCCAAATGCTTCTACCAAATCAGTGCAGCTTTCTGTCACACCAGCGAATCCACCAGCACAAGTCTCCTTATATCTGCCCTGAGTGCGGTGCCAGCTGCCGTTCTGTCCATTTCCAATCACACGTCACAAAGAACTGCCTGCACTACACCCGTAGAGTCGGCTACCGGTCAGTCTACCTTAACTAAGATCACAAcattaataatttgaattttaGTTTTCTCTTGTGTGGAGGTGTAGCTTTTTCAACTTTCATTTCCAacgtattttttttaagacccTGATTTTTTTAGGATAGTCAAATCTGAATACAAATTCATGGTATTTACCATTGAGCAGGGTTCTTCCTTTCCAAGAGGCTACAGACTGACTTAATGTCtcttgctcttttctttttaagtgcCACTTACAATGACATATCTAATTACAGTTATTATTACTACATTAGGGTTGCCTCAGCTTGACAATCCCATACAACTGACAGTGATATAATTCACAATTGACTTTATGGGGGAAACTGGACAATTACTATGTGGAGTAAACCAAGATACAAAccattaaaactgaaaactcAGTATCTGACCATTTATGATTCAATAATGAGTCTGATCTTTCAAAATAGTATGAAATGATTCTCTTGTCTTAAAGTTAAAATCTCCaatgttatatttgttttgcagtttggtGATGATACTTTCAAAGCCATTCGGTTATTTAGTTTCGTTCAGATAGTTAACCGAGACCATTGATACCACACTCAGCAGATTGTTGGCCTATCTTAGCATAACAGCTTGCCTGACTGTGCTCTCTGTGCAAAGATAAACAAGTGCTTCTGCCCGAGGAATGAGTTAAACTGATTTTCTGTATGTTGAAATCATATATAAATCTGACTTTTGCAACCTCTTATCCCTTCTCCTTCCAGCTGTATCCACTGTAGTGTCATCTTTGCTGATGCTGCAACTGTAAAATCCCACATCCAGAATTCTCACTGTGAGATCTTCTATAAATGTGCTCTCTGCCCCATGGCCTTCAAGTCTGCACCCGGAACGCACTCTCATGTGAACACACAGCATCCAGGAATGAAGGCAGGGGAGCCAAAGTAGGTCAAAAACACTTTCAGCACCTATTATTTATAAATgccaatatataaatatatatatatatgtatttcatttttacatttggttGAAGACAGAATTCAGCAACATGTTTTCCTGTTGTTGTACATGaaagtttacattttgaaatagacacaatttaattcaatacaaaatgtaaactcatattaaatacaattaGTATTCAGTACACACATAATCCACTAGCTTTTTTATCAAAGAGTTGTcaacacacatctacacactcTTCCTTTCACACAGGCTCACACCAATGTAACCGGATAACCACAGCCAATTCCTCTGTCAAAGAAAAATCATCCTCGCTGCTTCATCAGTAGCAGGATTTGTGGGTTTGAGACATGGAGGCTTAacttggatttgttttttccacatgGAAACCTTTCACTGACTTACATACCGTCCATCATGAGCAATAGTGATGATACAGGTGCTCAGGAGCAGGTGTTCTTTTACCATTGTTTTGGTTTGGCCCTGCTTTTGACCCAAGCCTAagctaaataaaaatatctgaCGTGGAACAAtattcaaagtaaat from Anoplopoma fimbria isolate UVic2021 breed Golden Eagle Sablefish chromosome 14, Afim_UVic_2022, whole genome shotgun sequence encodes the following:
- the znf532 gene encoding zinc finger protein 532, with the protein product MGDMKTPDFDDLLAAFDIPDMVDPKAAIESGPHDDHSGQLKHPSGRVTTGEDESHNPSTGLDVGVSVIVKNIRNPDSREHGGTISEKDGHFHPKPPSDDIGDGLHNSFLAAIQPGTHCTKNGWKAPREEGLSVNNHSPTFNQFSPISSAEEFDDDDKIEVDDPMDKQGDQSSFRSNTKTENQNPKSLVSLDNASKARANRDQKPDQIKNTNETLGSFRQSSLPEGELKKTVLKSQYQECRETGDPRELVNVSSMSQVKTKSSAKLSSCIAAIAALSAKKASATDFGVLDSPSTQKESTSADKNPRAPEKTHEQESALEFAKRLLTRRPDSPSSVISEGSSEDSPASGTDTTPVIPKVRIKTIKTSSGQIKRMVTRVVPEFDPEGLKRRENSVSVMATTSSMFSSPTRHSLPTTVLATAGGPSIEITKQITIKPVATAFLPVSAVKTAGSQVFNLKLANNTTVKATVISAASVQSASSAILKAANAIQKQTVMVPASSLANAKLVPKTVHLGKVNLLPQTVSSAVCDLKKALSSSKQPQQIKQHTILAGRTSKKVSRIQVFNSSQSSVVDAFNKVLSSINPVPVYVPNLSPPTSACIALPSRGYKCLECGDSFALEKSLAHHYERRSVRIEVTCNHCAESLLFYNKCSLLSHARGHKDKGVVMQCSHLILKPIPADQMITTSPSSGPPNTLGTTSISQAQATTQIQGRVVGSGSQSTVISAPCSAPLVAAMPLEDDSSKLCRHSLKCLECNKMFQDDSSLAMHYQQAQESSGQKTCTICQMLLPNQCSFLSHQRIHQHKSPYICPECGASCRSVHFQSHVTKNCLHYTRRVGYRCIHCSVIFADAATVKSHIQNSHCEIFYKCALCPMAFKSAPGTHSHVNTQHPGMKAGEPKLIHKCSMCDTVFTMQSLLFSHFDQHIANHKVSVFKCPDCSMHYAQKQLMLDHIKTIHGTLKTIEGPPNLGINLPLSTKPTNSNSTNSPSNNNNKDGGNVKGQDKGEKKPSPSTLKKKNISCSVDLKNPPSSGYTCGDCSSLFSSREVFVAHMRREHAKILKKHPCRQCDKSFSSSHSLCRHNRLKHKGMRKVYTCPHCPALSQSFTKRVLLDQHINLTHGVKDPDGKTVNSDHMEALPDKETVPPKRKQEEDEGSPGLNSRGTDSQPLKRLKVNILKVHKCAVCGFTTEDIAAFHSHIPQHKSDSSSFQCQECGLCYTSHRSLARHLFIVHRLREPQGLGRYNGRGKDDDESQRENQLDVTDGTPNTKCKVCGRMFEMEGNLNTHMRTHGMAFIKSKRLSAADK